Proteins from a genomic interval of Lolium perenne isolate Kyuss_39 chromosome 1, Kyuss_2.0, whole genome shotgun sequence:
- the LOC139830489 gene encoding uncharacterized protein, with protein sequence MNFDGSKRVEGAGAGVILISPEGDKLKYVLWMTFPNASNNEAEYEALIHGMKMAKACGATRLKIFGDSQLVAQQVMNQCDAVNDSMVAYKEVYNELEKLFDGCEVNHISRLSNDEADVLANIGSQCLAIPPGVFWEEITERSAKPKKAQKKGKEEKTSTALKEAPEEEEDQELVMMVEIPWMQAYISYILRKEIPDHPVEARRVIRRSKAFTVVKGELYKRSISGVLQRCVTPEEGRIILKDVQEGICGHHASSRAIAAKVFRSGFYWLTAIEDAKEIVKTCDACQRFAAKPHSPAAELMPIPLSWPFSQWGLDMVGKLHKASPGGYEYMLVVIDKFTKWIEAKPINSPDAASAIKFVKSIVFRFGVPHSIVTDNGSNFTSKEFKAYCAEVGIKLHFASVGHPQTNGQVEKANGIICNGIKKRLLGPLEKARHTWPEELPSVLWSIRTTPNTATQETPFFLVHGAEAVLPIEIEHDSPRVTEYDAETSRRALEDDVDALDEARDEVLSRVTKYQQDLKNYHSRRLRPRSFQVGDLVLRLNQ encoded by the coding sequence atgaactttgacgggtccaagagggtagaagggGCTGGTGCAGGTGTAATACTTATATCACCAGAAGGCGACAAACTAAAGTATGTCCtatggatgacgttcccaaacgcatctaacaacgaagcagagtacgaagccctcatacacgggatgaagatggccaaagcttgtggtgcaacccggttaaaaatctttggcgactcacagttggtagctcagcaagtcatgaaccaatgtgatgcagtcaatgacagcatggtggcatacaaggaagtgtacaacgagctcgagaagttatttgatggatgcgaagtaaatcatattagcaggctgagcaatgatgaagccgacgttctcgcaaacatcgggtcgcagtgcctcgcgattccgccaggtgtgttttgggaagaaataaccgAGAGATCCGCCaaaccaaagaaggcgcagaagaagggaaaggaggagaaaacttcgacggctctcaaagaagcaccagaagaagaggaggaccaggagctggtgatgatggtggagatcccatggatgcaagcttacatatcatatatcttaaggaaagaaatacccgaccatccagttgaagcaaggcgagttattcgacgatccaaagcctttacagtggtcaaaggggagttatacaagcgtagTATTTCAGGCGTGctccaaaggtgcgtcacacccgaagaaggaaggataatcttaaaggatgtacaagagggaatatgtggtcatcatgcgagcagtcgagctattgcggccaaagtttttcggtctggattttactggttgacagcaatcgaggatgcgaaggaaataGTAAAAAcctgtgacgcgtgccagagattcgccgcaaaaccccactctccagcagcagagctgatgccaataccattgtcttggcccttttcccaatggggtctcgatatggtgggaaaattacacaaggcctcgccaggaggatacgagtatatgcttgttgttatcgacaaattcaccaagtggatagaagcaaagccgataaattcaccagatgcagcgtcagcaataaaattcgtgaagagcattgtttttcgatttggagtacctcatagcatcgtcacagacaatggcagtaacttcacgtccaaggaattcaaggcatactgtgcagaagtaggcatcaaattgcacttcgcgtcagttgggcacccgcaaaccaatggtcaagtcgagaaagccaatggtatcatctgcaacggtattaagaagcgcctgctaggaccgcttgaaaaggctcgacatacctggccagaagagttaccaagtgttttgtggagtattcgaacaacaccaaatacggcgacacaagaaactccgttctttctagtccatggagctgaggcagtactaccgatcgaaatagagcatgattccccaagagtcacGGAGTATGATGcagaaacttcaagaagagcattagaggacgatgtagatgcacttgatgaagctcgagacgaagtactatcacgggtcaccaagtaccagcaagacctgaaaaattaccacagtcgacgactgcggccaagatcctttcaggtcggagatttagtcctacggctcaatcagtag